The following coding sequences are from one Nicotiana tomentosiformis chromosome 3, ASM39032v3, whole genome shotgun sequence window:
- the LOC104097587 gene encoding uncharacterized protein has protein sequence MGKVKGKHRLDKYYHLARDHGYRSRAAWKLVQLDSKFSFLRSSSAVLDLCAAPGGWMQVALKHVPVGSLVLGVDLVPIKPLRGGICIQEDITTPKCRATIKRIMAENGRRAFDLVLHDGSPNVGGAWAKEATSQNSLVIDSVKLATELLAPKGTFITKIFRSQDYNAVLYCLRQLFEKVEVDKPLASRSASAEIYIIGLKYKAPAKIDPRLLDVKHLFQGGQEPPKVIDVLRGTKQKRHRDGYEDGATILRKVCSVADFVWSDNPVHILGSFTSMSFDDPACLPIRDHALTTDEVKALCDDLCLLAKQDFKHLLKWRMQIRKALSPEKIKTPTAVVESENKEDEDEDERVLNEIEERTNIVERRQKKEKKLQAKRRAKEKARKALGIQVDATEDGYGDQDLFSLSSIKGKKDLVAVDNSENDKGTTEVSDENDGSDEEAEEHSSSDLDSEDERRRHDENIEALFDEAYERYLGRVEGKSKQRKRTKQAYLKDGPLLQDGNDDNVTHSAPDSDSDKEDNEVNPLVVPLEDAPPPQEEIVKKWFTQDVFDEAEEQDILDKYDSEDEMQIDGGAKKAPKSKELTNDKQQGETKDLTRKTNGSLQVSASKTEEDFEIVPAPATDSSDSSSDESDDDIDKKAEILATAKRMLRKRPREDMIDDGYNRYMFHDEGLPKWFLDEEMRHRQPEKPVTKEEIAAMKAQFKAIDARPAKKVAEAKARKKRAAHRKLEKVRKKANSISDQADINDRSKRKMIEQLYKKAVTPKKPEREYVVAKKGVQVKVGKGKVLVDPRMKKDARKHGMNRKKQQGKGKKGKQTGKGSGKASAAAGKKGNWGK, from the exons ATGGGAAAAGTGAAAGGAAAGCATCGTTTGGACAAGTACTACCACTTAGCCAGAGATCACGGTTACCGTTCAAGAGCAGCATGGAAGTTAGTCCAACTCGATTCCAAATTTTCCTTTCTGCGTTCATCTTCCGCAGTGCTCGATCTTTGTGCAGCGCCAGGTGGTTGGATGCAAGTCGCTTTAAAGCATGTTCCCGTTGGAAGTCTTGTTCTTGGCGTTGATTTAGTCCCAATTAAACCACTTCGTGGTGGTATATGTATTCAAGAGGATATTACGACCCCCAAGTGTCGTGCGACTATTAAAAGAATAATGGCTGAAAATGGACGTAGAGCTTTTGATTTGGTACTTCATGATGGGTCTCCGAATGTCGGTGGTGCTTGGGCTAAAGAAGCTACTAGTCAGAATTCTTTGGTTATTGATTCTGTTAAGCTTGCTACTGAATTGTTGGCTCCTAAAGGCACTTTTATTACTAAG attttcagatctcAAGATTATAACGCAGTTCTTTACTGTCTAAGACAG CTTTTTGAGAAGGTTGAGGTGGACAAACCTCTGGCAAGTCGTTCAGCATCTGCAGAAATTTATATTATAGGTTTAAAATATAAAGCTCCTGCAAAGATTGATCCACGACTTCTTGATGTAAAGCACCTCTTTCAAGGAGGTCAAGAACCGCCCAAG GTGATTGACGTACTCAGGGGGACGAAGCAGAAGAGACATCGTGATGG GTATGAAGATGGAGCCACAATTTTAAGGAAGGTTTGCTCAGTTGCAGATTTTGTTTGGTCTGATAACCCTGTTCATATCCTTGGTTCATTTACTTCAATGAGCTTTGATGATCCCGCTTGTTTGCCCATTAGAGATCATGCTCTTACAACAGACGAG GTTAAAGCTCTATGTGATGATTTGTGTCTTCTTGCAAAGCAAGACTTCAAGCATCTCTTAAA GTGGCGTATGCAGATAAGAAAAGCTTTATCTCCTGAAAAAATTAAGACCCCAACAGCTGTTGTTGAAAGTGAGAacaaagaagatgaagatgaagatgaacgAGTTCTTAATGAAATAGAGGAGAGAACCAATATCGTGGAGAGAAGgcagaaaaaagagaagaaactTCAAGCAAAAAGACGAGCCAAG GAGAAAGCACGCAAGGCACTTGGGATTCAAGTAGATGCAACAGAGGATGGTTATGGTGATCAGGATTTGTTTTCTCTATCTTCCATCAAG GGAAAGAAAGATCTCGTAGCTGTTGATAACAGTGAAAATGACAAAGGAACTACTGAGGTAAGCGACGAAAATGATGGAAGTGATGAGGAAGCCGAGGAGCATTCCTCCAGTGATCTGGACTCTGAAGATGAACGCAGAAG aCATGATGAAAATATAGAGGCATTGTTTGATGAGGCTTACGAACGGTATTTGGGTAGAGTGGAAGGAAAATCAAAGCAGAGAAAGCGAACCAAACAAGCGTACTTGAAGGATGGTCCACTCCTGCAG GACGGCAATGATGATAACGTGACTCATTCTGCTCCAGATTCTGACAGTGACAAGGAAGATAATGAAGTCAACCCTCTTGTCGTACCCCTCGAGGATGCACCACCGCCTCAGGAGGAGATTGTGAAAAAGTGGTTTACGCAAGATGTTTTTGATGAAGCGGAAGAGCAAGATATCCTGGACAAGTATGATAGTGAAGATGAGATGCAAATAGATGGAGGGGCGAAGAAAGCCCCAAAATCTAAGGAGCTGACAAATGATAAACAGCAGGGAGAAACTAAGGATCTCACAAGGAAAACAAATGGCAGTTTACAAGTCTCAGCATCCAAGACAGAAGAGGATTTTGAGATTGTTCCTGCTCCTGCTACTGATTCAAGTGACTCGTCATCCGATGAATCAGATGACGATATTGACAAAAAAGCTGAAATATTAGCTACAGCGAAGAGGATGCTGAGGAAAAGGCCTAGGGAAGATATGATTGATGATGGTTACAACAGATATATGTTTCATGATGAGGGGTTGCCGAAGTGGTTCCTTGATGAGGAAATGAGACATCGCCAGCCAGAGAAACCCGTGACAAAAGAGGAGATTGCTGCAATGAAAGCTCAATTCAAAGCAATTGATGCTCGGCCTGCAAAGAAGGTAGCAGAAGCCAAAGCTCGTAAGAAACGGGCAGCGCATAGAAAGCTAGAGAAGGTTCGGAAGAAAGCTAACTCAATATCAGACCAAGCTGATATTAATGATCGTTCAAAGAGAAAAATGATTGAACAGCTATACAAAAAGGCGGTAACACCAAAAAAACCAGAAAGGGAATATGTGGTGGCAAAGAAGGGTGTTCAGGTTAAGGTTGGCAAGGGGAAAGTCCTTGTTGATCCACGAATGAAAAAAGATGCTAGAAAGCATGGAATGAACAGGAAGAAGCAGCAGGGCAAAGGGAAAAAGGGTAAACAAACAGGAAAGGGCTCAGGGAAGGCTTCGGCGGCAGCCGGCAAGAAGGGAAACTGGGGAAAATGA